The proteins below come from a single Felis catus isolate Fca126 chromosome A1, F.catus_Fca126_mat1.0, whole genome shotgun sequence genomic window:
- the LOC101097701 gene encoding UDP-glucuronosyltransferase 3A2 isoform X1 — protein sequence MVGQQALLLAGLFLPGFLLSDAAKILTSFALGGSHYLLLDRVSEILQDHGHNVTMLFYGEEFLIPEKGETSYEVISWLPPEDHKKEFKKCFDFLVTETLHGREAFDNFVSLMKQLGIRCSGLLRRGDIMDFLKNENFDLVFVEALDFCSFLIAEKLGKPFVSILPTQFGSVDHGLPSPVSYVPLFRSLLTDHMDFWGRVRNFLMFFDFSIKQRQIHSTIENTIKEHFPEGSRPVLSHLLKKAELWFVNSDFALEFARPLLPNTVYVGGLLARPVKPVPQEFENFISKFGDSGFVLVAMGSIVSNYQSQEVLMEMNSAFANLSQGVIWKCKLSKWPKDVKLAANVKIVDWLPQNDLLAHPRIRLFVTHGGMNSIMEAIQHGVPMVAIPVLKEQAENMVRVEAKKFGVSIQLKQIKAETLALKMKEVIEDKRYKSAAVAASIIRRSHPLTPAQRLVGWIDHILQTGGAAHLKPHALQQPWHEQYLLDVFLFLLVVTLGTLWLCVKLLGMVTRWLCGARKLKKA from the exons GTGGAAGCCATTATCTACTACTGGACCGTGTATCTGAGATTCTTCAAGATCATGGTCATAATGTCACTATGCTTTTTTACGGAGAAGAGTTTTTAATCCCAG aaaagggtGAAACATCATATGAAGTTATCAGTTGGCTTCCACCTGAAGatcataaaaaagaattcaagaaatgTTTTGATTTCCTTGTGACAGAAACTTTGCATGGCAG ggaAGCATTTGACAACTTTGTATCATTAATGAAACAACTGGGAATTCGATGCAGTGGTTTGCTAAGGAGAGGTGATATCAtggatttcttaaaaaatgagaactttgaCTTGGTATTTGTTGAAGCACTTGACTTCTGTTCTTTCCTCATTGCTGAGAAGCTTGGGAAGCCATTTGTGTCAATTCTTCCTACCCAATTTGGAAGTGTGGACCATGGGCTACCAAGTCCTGTGTCTTATGTTCCATTATTCCGTTCCTTGCTCACTGACCACATGGACTTCTGGGGCAGAGTGAGGAATTTTCTGATGTTCTTTGATTTCTCCATAAAGCAAAGGCAAATCCATTCTACCATTGAGAACACCATCAAGGAACATTTCCCGGAAGGCTCCAGGCCAGTTTTGTCTCATCTTTTAAAGAAAGCAGAGCTGTGGTTTGTTAACTCTGACTTTGCCCTTGAATTTGCTAGGCCCCTGCTTCCCAACACTGTGTATGTTGGAGGCTTATTGGCCAGACCTGTTAAACCAGTACCACAA GAATTTGAGAATTTCATCAGCAAGTTTGGAGACTCTGGTTTTGTCCTTGTGGCCATGGGCTCCATAGTGAGCAACTATCAGTCCCAGGAAGTTCTCATGGAGATGAACAGTGCCTTTGCTAATCTGTCTCAAGGTGTGATATGGAAATGTAAGTTATCTAAGTGGCCCAAAGACGTCAAATTGGCAGCAAATGTGAAAATCGTGGACTGGCTTCCTCAGAATGACCTCTTGG CTCACCCACGCATCCGTCTTTTTGTCACTCATGGTGGGATGAATAGCATAATGGAGGCCATCCAACATGGTGTACCCATGGTAGCGATTCCTGTCCTTAAAGAACAGGCTGAAAACATGGTCCGAGTAGAAGCCAAAAAGTTTGGTGTCTCTATTCAGTTAAAGCAGATCAAGGCAGAGACATTGGCTCTGAAGATGAAGGAAGTCATAGAAGACAAGAG GTACAAGTCAGCAGCGGTGGCCGCCAGCATCATCAGGCGCTCCCACCCCCTGACCCCTGCCCAGAGGCTGGTGGGCTGGATCGACCACATCCTCCAGACAGGGGGTGCGGCCCACCTTAAGCCCCATGCCCTGCAGCAGCCGTGGCATGAGCAGTACCTGCTGGACGTCTTCTTGTTCCTGCTGGTGGTCACCCTGGGCACCCTGTGGCTCTGCGTGAAGCTGTTGGGCATGGTGACCAGGTGGCTGTGTGGGGCCAGGAAGCTGAAGAAGGCCTGA
- the LOC101097701 gene encoding UDP-glucuronosyltransferase 3A2 isoform X3, with protein MLFYGEEFLIPEKGETSYEVISWLPPEDHKKEFKKCFDFLVTETLHGREAFDNFVSLMKQLGIRCSGLLRRGDIMDFLKNENFDLVFVEALDFCSFLIAEKLGKPFVSILPTQFGSVDHGLPSPVSYVPLFRSLLTDHMDFWGRVRNFLMFFDFSIKQRQIHSTIENTIKEHFPEGSRPVLSHLLKKAELWFVNSDFALEFARPLLPNTVYVGGLLARPVKPVPQEFENFISKFGDSGFVLVAMGSIVSNYQSQEVLMEMNSAFANLSQGVIWKCKLSKWPKDVKLAANVKIVDWLPQNDLLAHPRIRLFVTHGGMNSIMEAIQHGVPMVAIPVLKEQAENMVRVEAKKFGVSIQLKQIKAETLALKMKEVIEDKRYKSAAVAASIIRRSHPLTPAQRLVGWIDHILQTGGAAHLKPHALQQPWHEQYLLDVFLFLLVVTLGTLWLCVKLLGMVTRWLCGARKLKKA; from the exons ATGCTTTTTTACGGAGAAGAGTTTTTAATCCCAG aaaagggtGAAACATCATATGAAGTTATCAGTTGGCTTCCACCTGAAGatcataaaaaagaattcaagaaatgTTTTGATTTCCTTGTGACAGAAACTTTGCATGGCAG ggaAGCATTTGACAACTTTGTATCATTAATGAAACAACTGGGAATTCGATGCAGTGGTTTGCTAAGGAGAGGTGATATCAtggatttcttaaaaaatgagaactttgaCTTGGTATTTGTTGAAGCACTTGACTTCTGTTCTTTCCTCATTGCTGAGAAGCTTGGGAAGCCATTTGTGTCAATTCTTCCTACCCAATTTGGAAGTGTGGACCATGGGCTACCAAGTCCTGTGTCTTATGTTCCATTATTCCGTTCCTTGCTCACTGACCACATGGACTTCTGGGGCAGAGTGAGGAATTTTCTGATGTTCTTTGATTTCTCCATAAAGCAAAGGCAAATCCATTCTACCATTGAGAACACCATCAAGGAACATTTCCCGGAAGGCTCCAGGCCAGTTTTGTCTCATCTTTTAAAGAAAGCAGAGCTGTGGTTTGTTAACTCTGACTTTGCCCTTGAATTTGCTAGGCCCCTGCTTCCCAACACTGTGTATGTTGGAGGCTTATTGGCCAGACCTGTTAAACCAGTACCACAA GAATTTGAGAATTTCATCAGCAAGTTTGGAGACTCTGGTTTTGTCCTTGTGGCCATGGGCTCCATAGTGAGCAACTATCAGTCCCAGGAAGTTCTCATGGAGATGAACAGTGCCTTTGCTAATCTGTCTCAAGGTGTGATATGGAAATGTAAGTTATCTAAGTGGCCCAAAGACGTCAAATTGGCAGCAAATGTGAAAATCGTGGACTGGCTTCCTCAGAATGACCTCTTGG CTCACCCACGCATCCGTCTTTTTGTCACTCATGGTGGGATGAATAGCATAATGGAGGCCATCCAACATGGTGTACCCATGGTAGCGATTCCTGTCCTTAAAGAACAGGCTGAAAACATGGTCCGAGTAGAAGCCAAAAAGTTTGGTGTCTCTATTCAGTTAAAGCAGATCAAGGCAGAGACATTGGCTCTGAAGATGAAGGAAGTCATAGAAGACAAGAG GTACAAGTCAGCAGCGGTGGCCGCCAGCATCATCAGGCGCTCCCACCCCCTGACCCCTGCCCAGAGGCTGGTGGGCTGGATCGACCACATCCTCCAGACAGGGGGTGCGGCCCACCTTAAGCCCCATGCCCTGCAGCAGCCGTGGCATGAGCAGTACCTGCTGGACGTCTTCTTGTTCCTGCTGGTGGTCACCCTGGGCACCCTGTGGCTCTGCGTGAAGCTGTTGGGCATGGTGACCAGGTGGCTGTGTGGGGCCAGGAAGCTGAAGAAGGCCTGA
- the LOC101097701 gene encoding UDP-glucuronosyltransferase 3A2 isoform X2, which produces MVGQQALLLAGLFLPGFLLSDAAKILTSFALGGSHYLLLDRVSEILQDHGHNVTMLFYGEEFLIPEKGETSYEVISWLPPEDHKKEFKKCFDFLVTETLHGREAFDNFVSLMKQLGIRCSGLLRRGDIMDFLKNENFDLVFVEALDFCSFLIAEKLGKPFVSILPTQFGSVDHGLPSPVSYVPLFRSLLTDHMDFWGRVRNFLMFFDFSIKQRQIHSTIENTIKEHFPEGSRPVLSHLLKKAELWFVNSDFALEFARPLLPNTVYVGGLLARPVKPVPQEFENFISKFGDSGFVLVAMGSIVSNYQSQEVLMEMNSAFANLSQGVIWKSHPRIRLFVTHGGMNSIMEAIQHGVPMVAIPVLKEQAENMVRVEAKKFGVSIQLKQIKAETLALKMKEVIEDKRYKSAAVAASIIRRSHPLTPAQRLVGWIDHILQTGGAAHLKPHALQQPWHEQYLLDVFLFLLVVTLGTLWLCVKLLGMVTRWLCGARKLKKA; this is translated from the exons GTGGAAGCCATTATCTACTACTGGACCGTGTATCTGAGATTCTTCAAGATCATGGTCATAATGTCACTATGCTTTTTTACGGAGAAGAGTTTTTAATCCCAG aaaagggtGAAACATCATATGAAGTTATCAGTTGGCTTCCACCTGAAGatcataaaaaagaattcaagaaatgTTTTGATTTCCTTGTGACAGAAACTTTGCATGGCAG ggaAGCATTTGACAACTTTGTATCATTAATGAAACAACTGGGAATTCGATGCAGTGGTTTGCTAAGGAGAGGTGATATCAtggatttcttaaaaaatgagaactttgaCTTGGTATTTGTTGAAGCACTTGACTTCTGTTCTTTCCTCATTGCTGAGAAGCTTGGGAAGCCATTTGTGTCAATTCTTCCTACCCAATTTGGAAGTGTGGACCATGGGCTACCAAGTCCTGTGTCTTATGTTCCATTATTCCGTTCCTTGCTCACTGACCACATGGACTTCTGGGGCAGAGTGAGGAATTTTCTGATGTTCTTTGATTTCTCCATAAAGCAAAGGCAAATCCATTCTACCATTGAGAACACCATCAAGGAACATTTCCCGGAAGGCTCCAGGCCAGTTTTGTCTCATCTTTTAAAGAAAGCAGAGCTGTGGTTTGTTAACTCTGACTTTGCCCTTGAATTTGCTAGGCCCCTGCTTCCCAACACTGTGTATGTTGGAGGCTTATTGGCCAGACCTGTTAAACCAGTACCACAA GAATTTGAGAATTTCATCAGCAAGTTTGGAGACTCTGGTTTTGTCCTTGTGGCCATGGGCTCCATAGTGAGCAACTATCAGTCCCAGGAAGTTCTCATGGAGATGAACAGTGCCTTTGCTAATCTGTCTCAAGGTGTGATATGGAAAT CTCACCCACGCATCCGTCTTTTTGTCACTCATGGTGGGATGAATAGCATAATGGAGGCCATCCAACATGGTGTACCCATGGTAGCGATTCCTGTCCTTAAAGAACAGGCTGAAAACATGGTCCGAGTAGAAGCCAAAAAGTTTGGTGTCTCTATTCAGTTAAAGCAGATCAAGGCAGAGACATTGGCTCTGAAGATGAAGGAAGTCATAGAAGACAAGAG GTACAAGTCAGCAGCGGTGGCCGCCAGCATCATCAGGCGCTCCCACCCCCTGACCCCTGCCCAGAGGCTGGTGGGCTGGATCGACCACATCCTCCAGACAGGGGGTGCGGCCCACCTTAAGCCCCATGCCCTGCAGCAGCCGTGGCATGAGCAGTACCTGCTGGACGTCTTCTTGTTCCTGCTGGTGGTCACCCTGGGCACCCTGTGGCTCTGCGTGAAGCTGTTGGGCATGGTGACCAGGTGGCTGTGTGGGGCCAGGAAGCTGAAGAAGGCCTGA